The window CCCATCTTTCACCTAAGAGGAACCAAGCGAATGCGGCTCCCCATACCGGTTCTAGCCCATAAACGATTGCAGTTTCAGTTGCTGAAACATGGGCCATCGCTACCATCTGCGCACAGACACACATGTAAGATGATCTCATAAATTAAACTTCTCCAGACTGTTCATAAAACTACTACAAGGTTCTCAAAAGTAGGCTAACCTCTGCCCACATGCATAACCCCGTTGAAAAGACTCCGGTGTACAGTGCCGGTATCCAAGGAAAAGAAGCCGCCGAATCCCAAAGCGTACCAAAAGTCAATGATTCAAAGCTGGAATCGTGGACCTCAGCAAAGACATCTTTGAGCAAAAACCAGACTATCGAGGTGAAAGCCACAACAAGGACCTGAACGATAGATGGTCAGTTAGGTGGTTCCCATTTCTGACCAAGATGATTACAGCAGCATAGTGAATATCGGAGACTGCAAGTACACAATTCAGTTATGAACCTCAAAGCTAAGTAGAGCCATGAACTTCTTCTTGTCTGTACTTCTCGATATTTGCTCCGTTCTAAGCATATGGATCCCGAAAAATACCGCACTCAAGAAATTCAGCACGTCACCTATCTTTGGAAACAACAACAGAGGATTGCAAAATCAAAATTATGTTCTTTGTCAAGACAGATGAAAATTATATACTATAACCAAATCTCGGAAAAGACGATCTCAATTCTCTTTCAACAAAACGATGGAGTGCTTTGAATTGGTTGGACATTGCTATTGGAAAAATATTTATTCAGAGTATCACTGTTGATAGCTACACAAAATAGGATATTGAAGTGTTGTACTAGTAAATTCTGAATTCCATTATGAGGACAACTGAATAAGCTAACAAGAGCTACTGTGTAAGGAACACGACTAAATGCGTAGTACTTACACAAGGAGGAGAGCCACCGCATTCTAGCAGGCCAACACCTATAATCGATACTATGGCCCCGAACCAAGTCAGCATGGGGATTGAGGCGCCAAAAATGCCATCAATTAGAGGCACAACTATCACCTGTTCAGTGCTCACACAGGATTCTTTTAGATATCTCCACAACATGTGCCAATTCCATCATTACAACAGAGCAAAATAGCTGTGCAGGAGGGCGTACTGTGAAGGCTGCAATGAAGGATGCTCGCCCAGCTTCAGATGTGATCAACCCAATTGCTTGAGCAAGGTACGCTAGACTAACCCAAACTCCTAGCTCTAATCCCCCATTTCGTGTACGGCGATCGCCAAATGCGCGTATCACAAATGGTAGGAAGGGGATGGCCGCGATAACGAAGCGCACCATGTTGAAAACAGCAGGTTCTGTGAGGGCTTCAACCTCTTTCAGAACTGGAATATCACTTGCTGCAGAAAATAGGAACAAAGAAAAGGAAGTTGTCAAACACTGAGTTTCATGATTGATACtgaattctactccctctgtttctaaatataagactttttagatatttcaatatgaactacatacggagcaaaacgagtgaatctacccTTTAAAATG is drawn from Triticum dicoccoides isolate Atlit2015 ecotype Zavitan chromosome 4A, WEW_v2.0, whole genome shotgun sequence and contains these coding sequences:
- the LOC119286924 gene encoding uncharacterized protein LOC119286924 — encoded protein: MASSVAPASCALPLHPRVATAAAAAAGPSCRVLLAFTAPRSAASVRRAGILAPLRCSPLEDPGATGRDEGGKEKGGVSKRVRGRPMWRRILFASKKTRSIMILNALTVIYASDIPVLKEVEALTEPAVFNMVRFVIAAIPFLPFVIRAFGDRRTRNGGLELGVWVSLAYLAQAIGLITSEAGRASFIAAFTVIVVPLIDGIFGASIPMLTWFGAIVSIIGVGLLECGGSPPCIGDVLNFLSAVFFGIHMLRTEQISRSTDKKKFMALLSFEVLVVAFTSIVWFLLKDVFAEVHDSSFESLTFGTLWDSAASFPWIPALYTGVFSTGLCMWAEMVAMAHVSATETAIVYGLEPVWGAAFAWFLLGERWDNAAWIGAALVLCGSLTVQLFGSAPEKSQKVESRSGNTFESPLERQNRLSLSAIPVDSRKNIGSQLERKDKTL